tctctttctttccgtcacttttttttaatagatcgaaatataaaaaaaaaatattgacgaccacgacgacaacgacgatgacgatgacgaagagaacgaaatctaaaagagaaagagagagcgggTGTGTGTGTGGGGGACCAatccctatctctctcgctctcactctctcgctcGTTTCCTCGTTCGAGTCTGTTCCAAAGGGGAGTGGTGGGACCGTCGTCGTTCGAAGCGAACAAAGAGGTGTAACGTGGGGGGTATATGGCGTGCTCTTGGGCCCGGGGTCCGTATTGCGAAGGCGAAAGTGTGCCGTGTATATAAGGCCCCGAACCAACGGCAATCAGCATCCAGTTCACTCCTGGACGCACCCAGAACATCGTGAGAGCCAAAATGAGAATCCTGGTACGTCGAGATTATCCGAGAAGCGGTCCTTCGAGAAACGCGAGAGCATAGACCGAATATAACGCGTCAGTGAAAAGAACAAGCAAAAGTTAATTCAGAAAGTATCGGAAACATTCGGGAAAGTGACGATCGATTTGGTGGATTAAAATAATTCGCGAGATAAAGCTAATTCgttatttatcgttaatttgTTTGTCAATTGTCTCGATCATTCGATCAATCATCCGTTCTGGAAACGATTGTAAATCTCGGTATTTTCGGAAACACCGATCGAGAAGATTCGAACATAATCGAATTTGTCCATATTTTTTAGATCTATTTAGCGGTAGTCGCTCTCATATCCTCGGTCGTTTGGGCCGAGGAAGCCGGAAAAGCGGCGGAAGACAAGAGCGTAGCATCGAAGAAGCAAGAGAAGCGCGGCCTTCTTGGTCTTGGATACGGCTATGGCTACGATGGTGGATACGATGTTGGATCGGCTGGACATGGTGGTGTGGAATTGAGCCATGGATATGGTGGCGGATACAGCGGAGGGTACGATGGCGGATATAGCGGAGGGTACGGTGGCGGATACGGACACGAGCATGTTAAGACCGTGACCGTAGTTAAAAATGTAGCCGTGCCATATCCCGTAGAGAAGCACGTCCCTTATCCGGTGGAGAAGCCAGTACCGGTCCCTGTAAAGGTTCCAGTACCACAACCCTATCCGGTAGAGAAGCACGTGCCTTATCCAGTGAAAGTTCTCGTCAAGGTCCCGGTTCACGTGCCGCAGCCTTACCCTGTCGAGAAGAAGGTTCCCTACCCGGTACACGTTCCCGTAGATAGACCCTACCCCGTCAAGGTCTTGGTTCCGCAACCCTACCCGGTAGAAAAGCAAGTGCATGTTCCTGTAAAGGTCCCAGTACCACAGCCCTACCCCGTTGAGAAGCCCGTTCCTTATCCAGTCAAGGTTCCTGTCCATGTACCAGCACCCTACCCGGTCGAAAAACTCGTACCCTACCCAGTGAAGGTACCTGTCGATCGTCCGGTCCACGTCCCAGTCCCCAAACCTTATCCAGTTCACATTGAGAAGCCTGTACCTTATCCAGTTGAGAAACCAGTGCCCTACCCCGTAAAAGTACCTGTCGATAGGCCCTACCCAGTGACCGTTGAGAAGCCCGTAGCCGTTCCAGTGAAAGTACCTGTACCTCAACCCTATCCGGTAGAAAAGCCAGTACCATATCCGGTGGAGAAGCCTGTACCATATGCGGTCAAGGTACCAGTCGACAGACCGTACCCCGTACATGTCGAAAAACCGGTACCATACCCAGTTGAGAGACCAGTACCGGTTCCTGTAAAGGTACCGGTAGCTGTACCAGTCCATCATGGTGGTTACGAGAGTGGTTATGGTGGTTACGAGGGTGGAAGCGATGGATATCACTATGGTCATCATTAATCGATCAACAGCGTAGCTCCCTCATCGTTAGTGGCTTCTAGGTCGAGGAcgatcgacgacgacaacgacgaggaaTCAACCTGATATCCAGCATTTCTCGTagtatattacgtatatgaTAGGTATGTCGTTggcgtcgtcatcgtcgtcatcgtcgttgtgcTGCACTTCGATCGACGTGCACTTGTACCTGGATCCGATATCTCGATGAGAGAGATCCGTTACGAGCTTGTATCGGATTTCGATCGTGTCCTCGAGATCGGTCgcattaataaagaataaagaaaaatccgGAGCCCGCGGCACAGCGACGTGTGCCAAgctagagagggagaaaaaaagattagttAAGGTGCTCGAGCTTTTTAATGAAACGCGTTCTCTCCCTTATCTTACTTTTATACCGAGATAgcaatgtatgtatttttttttttatataaaataatataattgtgacagaaaattattcattttctctcattATTTCCTTCCTACTATATTCCTGTATctcctttcgttttattttaagtGGTTCGatgaatattgaaatattacaaaacttATATGAATATGTTGACAAGatgacaaaattttatattttctatcgggGAACGTAACGTTACGTAAGATCAATGCTTGAAATTATTACGTTGCCACACGATAAAAGAGAGCCATTCGAAAAgtgtgtagagagagagagaaggaagaggccACGATGACGTTACCTTCTTTCACGGTACGTGCAGCTTTCCAATGAAAACTTTCGTCTTTCGAGGAGACTTACACATCGATATGTTCGTACGTAGATATACGCTGAGAGAAGTGGTCCTATCGGTGTCACGAAATTGAGTGAGACATGATGGCTGACCCACTTGATGGCCTCTGCCAAGTTGTTTCCcttaaaatcgataaacgatTACCCTCTCACCTCCTTACTCTTTGTGCAGCCATCATTTTTATGCATCTCATAATTTTCTTCACCCTTATTCAGCTTCCGAGAAATGTACTGAGACTATCGACTGCAGACGGTGCGTCTTTCTGACCCACTTTTTACTTGGTATAATAATAGAGATGATACGTTGGAAAGAGTTCTATAATTTACGAGCTTATGTAATAAATCTCATACCGAAAATGAAGATAAGTATAATGGAAGCGATGGAAGCGTAATAATTTCAGTTAACTTCGAACGTATATACGACAAATATCGATGGACTTAAGAAATAAGTGTTTCACGgacgtataatataaatttttatatatgaatgtaaaataaacgtgtttatgtagaaatatacgtaattattattccaaTCTCGAGCGTTCAATAAAACGTAGGAAGATCGAAGGAAAAATGTCTATCGGTCCTCGCTCCACTTCGCTCAAGAGGAATCAAGACGATTTGATTGCCTTTGCCACTCGATTCACAAGTGACTTGTTCGTAGAAGAGGTGTTATGCAATCCGGCCATTAGCGCACGCGACACCGAGACAGAAAGTAAGTCTTCCCTTCGCTACGAAACGAACGATCCTTCCGTTAGAGGCTAGTTCCTTCCTCTTGTCCTTCTATTTACTTACGATACACAGTTTTTACTTTTACCTGTTTCTCCTTCGTTATTCTTTTGTTCTCTTGTACTTGCTAGTCtatttttgtaaaagtaaaatatttaaagattcattgaaaatgaattagcgtgtaaaatatcgaacgaaactgttaattttttattatacttccATCTATCTTTTGTTTGTTATCTTTTACCGACTGATCTACCACGGTGACGACAAGAATCACTTAATGCGTTTTACGTCGGTAAGAAAGTGCTTCTTACTTTTCAACGGACGCTAATTCTCGATTTGGTAATactgtttttcttatttaattgctaataaacaaataaaaaccaaatatttacataaattaaaattaatgaaaagaaaaaatatttctgaaatTTATCCTAAAAACCGAATATCTACgaaagagaacagaaaagatattacttaaaatataaagatagtgataaaaatgaaagcaaCTCAAATAGCTAAACATCAAATTTGTGTTCATCGTGGCATGCACTGTGTTTCTTGTTGTATAATGGAAAAAACAATGATATTCCTTGATCCTTTAGCTTGGTTGCTAAATATCCGGCTAGTATGTGTCGAGAATCGACTACAAGATAGATACGATGCGTGAAGTTCGAGATAATATGGTACATCATGATATCTTGGCTTACATTGTTAGAGATAATATTAAACGTGAAGAAAATTACGCCTTTGAGACATCATGCCTACATGTTGAGGTCGAAGAACCGAGTTTCTTCGTGAGAATTAAAcgtacgatttcttttttacggaAGCTtctttaatgtaaaaataacattctattttgattaaactttcttctattttttggttaattaaagaaacgagatttaagtaaataattattgtatataattatcgtaAATAACTCAGGACAGAGAAGTATtttggaatattattttatgcagAAGATATTATTAGAGTTTgcgtatttttaatttgttaaaaaaataaaaatttttcaactctgtagaaaacaatatatttaaaaaaatgcgATAGGGGAAAACATATtatctacatattttaatCTTAAGAAAGTATAGATGCGTTTAACGGCATCGCATGGTACTATACAATTTGACCATTCATAAAATTAAGTCTCATCTTATGATGAGAATCAAGCTTCTCGCGGAATCTAGCCAATTGTCAATACTTCGTGCTCTCACCGTGGCGTGTTCTCCTATCATTCGAAGGCATCGAATTGCCGTGAACGATCATGATCGTGTATGTACCGTGCAGTTAATTACGTCTATAACACCATTAAATGCTCGGGCATGAAACGAGAATTCGCTCAGCGtatctaaagaaaatttgaaacgtATAGTAACGgcgatattatcttttatctgtTTGTCGAGAAACTATGTGAAATGGTTCGAAGGAATGCAAATGATCTTTttcatattgaaaaatattatccatGGTTTGGAAAGAAACATGTGCATTTAAAACGGAGATATCTAGAGATAAACTTAGCAGAGGATTGATATTAgtattaaaaacatatttttctctatattccTCTCTCATtacttttgttatatttttctattagttATTTCATTGATACGACTACACAGAGATATATTCTCTAAACAAGTTTGATAATCGTTAAGACTATGCTACGCCGAGTCGAGAAAACAAAGGTTCGTGAAAAAGAGAGTCTACCAAAAAGAGTAGTCGATAGAAACAGGATATATCATCTACGTATCTCTCGTGCACCACGATCCGGTGCTTTTCTTTGGAGCGACCAAGCTTGTTATCTCCGAGTCTAAGTTTCACTCTTGACAGCTTCCATCAAGAGTACAACGGCTTGAAATCGCGAAAGTAGTTTTACTCCCCTCTTGCAAGATAACTAAGAGCAAGAAGAAGGTGCATGTGCAGCCTCTGGATCAGCGGCAGCGTTGAAGACGTATGGGTATATAACGTAGGAAGATCGCAGAAACGATCTACTTTATTGTTTCTCGTGGCTTAAGATAGCTACATACATCTAAAGAGGAGCAAGGAGACGCGAGAGAAGGACGGAAAGAAGCCTTGAAGAAGTTTTCTCAATGGGTTGTACGGTGCGTTTTTCGAGATTTAAGTGCCAAGACGATTTCCTAATGCGATTGTGAAATTTTGGTGTTTACGGAGGTGACAGAAATCCAATCGTTTATCAATTTGGTTCTTCGACAGAGCCACGCAGCGATAGCCCTGGCGTTTTTCGTAGCTGCTGCTGCGAGTACTCCAGCTCAATCCAATTACCAGAAAAAGATCTATGTCTACGAAGATGTACCCGTTGAAAGGTACGAGCAAAGAGTCATTTATGTTCGACCACAGAGATTCGTAAGCAAGAATAGACGAAATTAtctggaggagaaggagaaattgTCGGAATACAGAGACAATGAATCTACGACACATAATTTTGATTACAAGGATTCTATTGCCCTTCCATGTACGTAAACTTTGTCTTATTCCATATTTATGTTCACAATttcaaattgtaataaattattgaaaagcAAATCATTTATCTCTAGCCGAACAATACGACGATCATAACGAAGAGGATCATAGCGAGGAGAATGGTTATTCGTTGGAGTCACACGTTCCCGAAGAAAACTCACACGAGAGCCATTTTCTGGGACACGACTTAGATGAAAACGTTCACAAGACGATCacaatcattaaaaaaatcgcCGTACCGTATCCTGTCGAGAAGATTATAAGATATCCTGTGGTAAAAAACATACCATATCCGGTAAAAATACCAGTATCGCAACCCTATGCAGTAGAGAAACAAATCCCTTATCCCGTAAAGATTTATGTAAAGGTTCCCGTGAAAATTCCGAAACCGGTGCCCGTGATAAGGGAGGTACCGTATCCGGTGAAGGTACCGGTTGATCGACCTGTCCCTGTTAAAGTTTATATACCAGAACCCTATCcggtagaaaagaagattcaTTACGAAGTTAAAATTCCAGTTCCGGATCCCTTTCCAATTGAACGGAAAATACCAATCCCTGTAAAGGTTCCGATACACGTTCCACAACCTTATCCAGTTGAAAAAATCGTGCGTTATCCCGTGAAAATTGAAGTTGAAAAACCAATACCGGTACCAATACCAAAACCGTATCCGGTTCCTGTTAATAAACCAGTTCCATATCCAGTCGAGAAACCAGTTCCAGTTCCGGTGAAGGTCGAGGTTCATAGACCTATTCCAGTACCGGTTGATAAACCAGTACCGGTAAAGGTCAAGGTGCCGGTGCCTGCGCCCTATCCGGTCGAAAAGGAGGTGCCTTATCCGGTGGAAAAGCCAGTAGCTGTGCCAGTGAAGGTACCGGTTGAGCGACCGATCCCAGTTCATGTGACTAAGCATTTGCCTTATTCCATTCCTAAGCTCGTTCCCTATCCCGTTAAAGTCGAGGTACCTGTAGCAGTACACGACGAGGACAACGAACATCAATTAGTCAGATCtgaatattataattctcACGAAGAAGgatattcataaattatttttcatgattCATGCGATATAACTTccctcttttatatttttttcataaaaaaatggCATTGCTACTTTGTGATATCATGACGTGGACTATCTGaaacttataattatttttgttattgtaaataaaaaatcgtgtTAATCGTGTACGATCGTAGAAAGTTAGTTTCTAGAAAGTACTTCttaaagaaaagtttttaattagtTGTAAATGTAAAATCGTAATTATAAGCTCTTTGACTTGCTTAATGGATTAGTGATGTAGAAGACACAAATGGCGCCATCTTATCGGACCCTATGAAACACTAATGTTTCCTTAGGTAGTGACTAATACCGGTTGTTGGAAAAGagattatttatgtaatttaaataaacaaattataaaaaaatttgtgtaatttcttttttatgaatcctatcctatataaataatatcctatcgttttttttttatttcagtctctattttttatatacatttttaaatagagCAATGATGAATTAGTTATCTGCAGGCGGTAACCAAACTTTTAGTTCTAGTCACATTTACTTTAATCTCACATAGCATGGCGTTAATTTCGAGAAATTTCTCCATCTATCAGTTTCGAGAACCTACGATTACTTGcatatcattctttttaataaaacgcaTTAAAAACAAAGAGTTCGTTTATCATATCATTAATTATGATACACCTCGATGGCTTCAGTAAGATACATCAAATTTAAGCGGAAGGAAAGTACGGTAAGCTAGGAAGCAGTAAATAGCGTTTTATCGAAGTTCATTACAAGAgacattgtaattattatcattagttAATTCTAGAAAGGAACAACATTTTAACGCGtatttctcactcttttttataaagtcGAGAAGATCTTAAAGAGGTAACGCGACACACAGAGACGATTAAGAGATATTACCGGATTAGTCGAGCGAGAAAGTTATACGCGAGTTTGTAAAGGCATAACGAATAGAACTTTTACACCGGTTTCGGTTTCACTGCACTTGATACATGAGAATCTGCAGAATGccttaatgaatattatacaGAAGGCGAAAGCGCTAGTTTTGTAATTTCATCGAACAAAAGGTGCGATAGCCGTGAAACGAATCAATGaggaaatgatttataaaatattttctttttttcaaaagaaaaaattagaaagagaatagaaaaataaatgataataatattcgttaagaaaaatagatagtatttttatttaaaccgGACGTTCTTCACTAAAATGTACGATCCATTTTACGACAACTCATAGAAAGTATTCGTATACTTTTATCGTTAGCCaggattattattacttttaagaAGTCGTCATAAAACTACAAAATATTGAGGAACGACGTATACAAATGTTATATATCTCTTCCTTACGCATTAAACGCGTAATACGATTTTGTTCGATCCTATCTAAAATTACAGTTTTCCATTAATAGTTCGGTAACACCAATTTATCGCACGTAGCTAATTCTTTCCTGGATCCATGCTTCTAGTTAATTGCTCGAGGAAATTGGTAGAGAGAATTTCGAATACTTTCAAAGACCCGTTACCCTTCGTCGCTTGGGAGGTAACGTTGCGAGTATTAAAGTCCCATGAAAAAACAATGATGACCATTTAGGCGTGGATAATTGTCATGAACACGAGCTTGTACGGACTATAAAGGTCCAGCAGGTTTAACCGGGGAAAGTGGTTCACGGTGTATAAATAATAGTCCGATAGCACACCATTTGGTTTCAGTTTACATTGATCTCTAGTATCGATTCGATTCATTTCATCATGAGTCATCTGGTACATTCATttctatatgaattttttaaacatttatctTATTCacagtaattaattaacgaaacgcTATTATACAGGAACAAATTCTGATCGCCTTCTTATGTCTTGGAATCGCCCTAACATCTTCGGCTAGTCGAAAAGAAGATCTCGAGAGGGCAGCAGAACTAGCGGTAGAGAAAGCTGCTGAAAGGGCGGCTGAAAGGGCAGTAGAGAAAGCATTAGAAAGTGGGAACACGACTACGGAATCGAAAACAGTTCGAGAATCGTATTCGAGCATTAGAAAAGGTGGAAGTCGAGAGAGGGCTAGTAACGAATATTCGGGTATTCGATATACCGATTTAGGAGACGACGAAGATACAGAATCCGATACAGAAACTGACACTGATGACTGGACTTATTCCAGAAGTAGCTGGGTCGGAAGACAGGAGCCTTGGAAAAGAAGCTTCGGAAACGATTGGATAGGCGATCATCAACATGGAAAAGTCAAAACGATCAcggtagaaaagaagataccGGTACCAGTGacggtagaaaagaaaattccatttACAGTTTACAAGCACGTGCCCTACGAAGTGAAGGTTCCTGTACTTCAACCCTATACCGTTGAGAAAAAGGTACCCTATCCCGTGAAAGTGTTCGTGAATATGCCCGTAGAGGTACCGGAACCGTATCACGTAGAGAAGCAGGTGCCTTACGAGGTGAAGGTCGAAAGACCCGTGCCGTACAAGGTCGAGGTGCCGGTACCACAACCATATACCGTCGAGAGAAAAATACCGGTGGAGGTGAAGGTACCGGTGCCACAGCCGTATACGGTAGACAAGACCGTGCCGTACGAAGTAAAAGTACCTGTAAAAGTACCAACACCTTATGAGGTCGAAAAAAAGGTTGCTGTTCCAGTCAAGGTCACCGTAAATCGACTCTACCCCGTTCCAGTACCCAGACCCTATCCCGTCGAAGTTGAAAGACCTTACCCCGTTGAAATAGCTAAACCTTATCCCGTTAAAATCAAAGTTCCGGTAAATGCACCCTATCCCGTACCAGTGGAGAGACCTGTACCAATACCGATCAAAGTACCACAACCTAAACCCTATACCGTTGAAAAGCCTGTACCCGTGGAAGTATCCAAACCATATCCAATACCGATTAAAGTCCCTGTGGATAAGCCTTACAAGGTTTACGATGAAGCACGCGTACCTGTACCTGTCCCAAAACCTTTCCCTTATTGGGTCCAAGTACCGCGGCCAGTTAAATTAGGTTGGCAAAGAAATGGATACCATCCTGCAGAAGTTTTCGCGAGCAGGAACAATTCAacggataataaaaaaacgaacgatgcTCCTGATAATTCGAATATATCCATGCAAAGTTGATAAATTGTAAGTAGTTTGatgaatttatcgaataatttattattttttagtgTTAAGCTACGTAGATTTTTGTATTCTCTTACATGCTCTTACAATAGATTTAAGATAGATCGAAAAGACTAACGTGCTTTGTTAGAAACGACGCACGTATATTTTCCGTTGGCGCTTTATACTCGTATCGAATAAAGATGcaatatttcgttaaaagtGTAAGTTTTTTTCTGTGCGATATACCTTCTCCAGTAAGTAATTCTTACACATTTGATTTAGGTCGACATGTAGGAAGTAATAAAGCGAAttttgttcttgtttcttcatgaaaaaaaagtcGTGTTATGATAAATGAGAAAATTACTTGAATAAAATTAGTTTCTTTCTACATTTCCTCAAACCATTTACggaatatcaaaattattctacCATCGTAAGTtaatgataaatgaaaatgcgtttacatttacaaatttatgaTAAGAATAAATGAGCGATCACGAACAACCAGAATATGTCTATCACGAATTACATCGGACTATAAAAGATAGCTCTCGATCTCGCTTGGCATCACCCAACTTTTCCCCTACCCCTTCCCCCGCTACTCCTTATATTTATCCTTGCATTTACTTCCTAggactctctctttcgtatcaAAGTTGAGTTCCTCATTTCGGTTGAGAAGAGCCGTGCTGTTGCGAATGCTTAAATGCGAGTGTGCCGCGTCACGAGGCAGTTGGGAGATAAGAGTAGGAGATCAGAGTAGggagacgagaaagaagagattgaGGAATGGGAAGGGgaagcagaaaaagagaggaaagggaaagagagacactTCTACCGAAgagcatgtatgtatatacgagaaACTTGGAACGGATCAAAAATgtagaatagaaaagagagatgtcTAAATGTCCTACAGGTTGCTCGGAGAATACATTATAACATTTAAACGTAGTTGTCTAGTTTAATATACTAGAAATAGTTAGGATCGTTAAATCAATTATACTTCACctataatttagaaaattagtTAGGTGATAGCTCCGTGACGGTTAGAATGGAATAAATCATCCATGGTTGTCTAATACGACATTACAATTTTGAACATGATAGAAATGATTTAGGTGGTTAAATTAGTTATGTACTAAtgcaaaaaattaaagaatcaATTAGGAGGTGGTTGTTGCGTTCCGAGTAAAATGCGAGTGGCTTCCTAGATATCATTTACGCAACGTTCGATAGATCGCTCGAAAGGGAAGTAAAACGAGAATGGAAACGCACCAAGGCGCGTTACGGAATCATCGTCGCGTGCATTTAAGATTTAGAAAAATGCCTACGCGTCTACGTGAACGTCTACGAAGTGCAACAGAATGTTCGCGGTATAACAGACGTGGTGTGTTTCACTTTTCCGCAAGCGTGCAGAGGGGCTCCCCATTTTATGTCGGGGGAAAGCGGTCTATAAAGACGGTGTTACTTTCGGGGGAAGTATTCAGTAAACTCTGGACATTGGCCGGGCCGCGCGAGAACCGAGAATCATGAGAATTTGGGTGAGTTTTCGATATCTTACGTTttctttaatcgatcgatagttACGACCTATTTTTTCCTTGATATTTCGTTATTCctgagaacgaagaaaactaatttctaatcgatttatcgcagcacattatattttttcttggtCTTCTGACTCTGGTGATTTGCaaggagaatgagaaaaatattgtcgaAAATAAAGACGCCGAAGCTGAGAATAAGGCCAACAGTGCTTATACCGAGAAACGACAAGACAAACGTGGACTCAGTCATTTAGAGGGTGGTTATGGGGGCCATGACGGCGGCTATGGTGGTGGCGATTATGGTGGTGGCGAAATCTCTTCGTCGGGTGGAGATGGAGGTGGATACGAAGGTGGATACGGAGGTGATGACGGTGGCAAGGTTAAACAAATAACTATTGTGAAAAACGTCAAGGTTCCTTATCCAGTCGAGAAGAAAGTACACTACCCGGTTGAGAAAGAAGTTCCATATCCGGTAAAAGTACCGGTACCGCAACCATATCCGGTCGAAAAGAAGATACCTGTACCTGTGAAGGTTCTTGTGAAGGTGCCCGTTCATATACCACAACCGTATCCAGTTGAAAAGAAGGTGCCCTATCCCGTGCACGTACCGGTCGAAAGGCCAGTACCTTACAAAGTTTATGTACCACAACCGTATCCGGTCGAAAAAAAGATACCGTATCCGGTAAAGGTACCAGTGCCACAACCATTCCCGGTTGAAAAGCCAGTACCATATACGGTAAAGGTACCAGTCCACGTACCAGCGCCCTTCCCAGTGGATAAACCAGTCCCGTATCCGGTCGAAGTCCCAGTCGAGAGGCCCTA
This is a stretch of genomic DNA from Vespula vulgaris chromosome 2, iyVesVulg1.1, whole genome shotgun sequence. It encodes these proteins:
- the LOC127073002 gene encoding uncharacterized protein LOC127073002 → MRILIYLAVVALISSVVWAEEAGKAAEDKSVASKKQEKRGLLGLGYGYGYDGGYDVGSAGHGGVELSHGYGGGYSGGYDGGYSGGYGGGYGHEHVKTVTVVKNVAVPYPVEKHVPYPVEKPVPVPVKVPVPQPYPVEKHVPYPVKVLVKVPVHVPQPYPVEKKVPYPVHVPVDRPYPVKVLVPQPYPVEKQVHVPVKVPVPQPYPVEKPVPYPVKVPVHVPAPYPVEKLVPYPVKVPVDRPVHVPVPKPYPVHIEKPVPYPVEKPVPYPVKVPVDRPYPVTVEKPVAVPVKVPVPQPYPVEKPVPYPVEKPVPYAVKVPVDRPYPVHVEKPVPYPVERPVPVPVKVPVAVPVHHGGYESGYGGYEGGSDGYHYGHH
- the LOC127073102 gene encoding titin-like, with protein sequence RPQRFVSKNRRNYLEEKEKLSEYRDNESTTHNFDYKDSIALPSEQYDDHNEEDHSEENGYSLESHVPEENSHESHFLGHDLDENVHKTITIIKKIAVPYPVEKIIRYPVVKNIPYPVKIPVSQPYAVEKQIPYPVKIYVKVPVKIPKPVPVIREVPYPVKVPVDRPVPVKVYIPEPYPVEKKIHYEVKIPVPDPFPIERKIPIPVKVPIHVPQPYPVEKIVRYPVKIEVEKPIPVPIPKPYPVPVNKPVPYPVEKPVPVPVKVEVHRPIPVPVDKPVPVKVKVPVPAPYPVEKEVPYPVEKPVAVPVKVPVERPIPVHVTKHLPYSIPKLVPYPVKVEVPVAVHDEDNEHQLVRSEYYNSHEEGYSEQILIAFLCLGIALTSSASRKEDLERAAELAVEKAAERAAERAVEKALESGNTTTESKTVRESYSSIRKGGSRERASNEYSGIRYTDLGDDEDTESDTETDTDDWTYSRSSWVGRQEPWKRSFGNDWIGDHQHGKVKTITVEKKIPVPVTVEKKIPFTVYKHVPYEVKVPVLQPYTVEKKVPYPVKVFVNMPVEVPEPYHVEKQVPYEVKVERPVPYKVEVPVPQPYTVERKIPVEVKVPVPQPYTVDKTVPYEVKVPVKVPTPYEVEKKVAVPVKVTVNRLYPVPVPRPYPVEVERPYPVEIAKPYPVKIKVPVNAPYPVPVERPVPIPIKVPQPKPYTVEKPVPVEVSKPYPIPIKVPVDKPYKVYDEARVPVPVPKPFPYWVQVPRPVKLGWQRNGYHPAEVFASRNNSTDNKKTNDAPDNSNISMQS
- the LOC127061937 gene encoding uncharacterized protein LOC127061937, giving the protein MRIWHIIFFLGLLTLVICKENEKNIVENKDAEAENKANSAYTEKRQDKRGLSHLEGGYGGHDGGYGGGDYGGGEISSSGGDGGGYEGGYGGDDGGKVKQITIVKNVKVPYPVEKKVHYPVEKEVPYPVKVPVPQPYPVEKKIPVPVKVLVKVPVHIPQPYPVEKKVPYPVHVPVERPVPYKVYVPQPYPVEKKIPYPVKVPVPQPFPVEKPVPYTVKVPVHVPAPFPVDKPVPYPVEVPVERPYPVHVPKPYPVAVEKPVPVPVEKPVPYPFKVHVEKPVPYPVEKPVPVHVKVPVPAPYPVEKPVPVPVEKPVPYPVKVPVERPVPVHVSKPVPVPVEKPVPVPVKVPVPVPVHHHESSGGSFEGDYGSSYGEHSF